A genomic window from Gossypium hirsutum isolate 1008001.06 chromosome D10, Gossypium_hirsutum_v2.1, whole genome shotgun sequence includes:
- the LOC107916205 gene encoding LEAF RUST 10 DISEASE-RESISTANCEUS RECEPTOR-LIKE PROTEIN KINASE-like 2.1 isoform X2, protein MEEARCGYPGFNISCKNNINPIIRLPDDGDYVIHNIFYQDQSFHISRADPFDADDVCSNSIRNISIPQDPFFLPPKQVNMSLFFDCVSVSELPKSLGFFKVVCDAKYGTNVTLSLLSNYNEYSELSYASRYCNKTVVLPAPVDLPGNETAVQGILNRGFISEWKSSKCSDCEASGGKCGFDDNANNFKCFCQDRPRPSSCAPGKNSHAHIKVAVGYSIAGTVVLIILLACFIRTFSFNDRRFIWQMKVEGDKKIEAFLNRHEFLTPKRYRYSDVKNMTNSFRDKLGKGGYGNVYKGKLLDGQLVAVKILNKSKSNGEDFMHEVSSISRTSHVNIVTLLSFCFEGRRRALIYEFVPNGSLEKFIFQKNGDRQLTWEMLYKIAVGIARGLEYLHRGCKTRILHFDIKPHNILLDDDFCPKISDFGLAKLCPGKESVISMTGCRGTIGYIAPEVYSRNFGRVSHKSDVYSYGMMVLEMVGGKILNDEDYQTSEIYFPHWIYSRIELDEELRLQGIVDDDVDQERVRKMILVSLWCIQTDPANRPPMSRVLEMMEGNIDSLTIPPKPFL, encoded by the exons ATGGAGGAAGCTCGATGTGGTTATCCTGGATTCAACATCTCCTGCAAAAACAACATCAACCCCATCATTAGATTGCCTGATGATGGCGACTATGTCATCCATAATATCTTTTACCAGGACCAATCTTTTCACATCTCAAGAGCCGATCCTTTCGACGCCGACGATGTTTGCAGCAATTCAATCCGAAACATATCCATTCCCCAAGACCCATTTTTTCTCCCACCAAAACAAGTAAACATGAGTTTGTTCTTCGATTGCGTATCAGTCTCGGAGTTGCCCAAATCTCTTGGTTTTTTTAAGGTTGTTTGTGACGCTAAATATGGAACTAATGTAACTTTGTCGCTGTTAAGTAATTATAATGAATATTCTGAGCTGAGTTATGCATCAAGGTATTGTAATAAGACGGTGGTGTTGCCGGCGCCGGTGGATCTTCCCGGCAATGAAACCGCTGTTCAAGGTATATTGAACCGAGGGTTTATTTCGGAATGGAAATCGAGCAAGTGTAGCGATTGCGAGGCGAGTGGTGGAAAGTGTGGATTCGATGATAATGCCAACAATTTCAAGTGCTTTTGCCAGGATAGGCCTCGCCCTTCCAGCTGTGCTCCCG GAAAAAATTCACATGCCCATATAAAAGTTGCAGTAG GGTATTCTATTGCTGGGACAGTAGTGTTGATTATTCTCCTGGCTTGCTTTATAAGAACATTCTCATTCAATGATAGAAGATTTATCTGGCAGATGAAAGTAGAAGGagataaaaagattgaagccTTCTTAAACCGCCATGAATTCTTAACTCCTAAAAGGTATAGATATTCGGATGTGAAGAACATGACCAATTCATTTCGAGATAAATTAGGTAAAGGCGGCTATGGGAACGTTTACAAAGGGAAGCTACTTGACGGACAACTTGTAGCAGTGAAGATTTTGAATAAATCGAAAAGTAATGGGGAAGATTTTATGCACGAGGTATCAAGCATTAGTAGAACCTCCCATGTCAACATAGTTACCCTTTTGAGCTTTTGTTTTGAGGGTCGCCGAAGGGCTCTTATTTACGAATTTGTTCCAAATGGATCGTTAGAGAAATTCAtatttcaaaagaatggtgatcGTCAATTAACATGGGAAATGTTGTACAAAATTGCAGTTGGAATAGCTAGAGGGTTAGAATATTTGCATCGTGGTTGCAAAACACGTATTCTACATTTTGACATCAAGCCTCATAACATTCTCTTGGATGATGACTTCTGTCCAAAGATATCTGATTTTGGTCTTGCAAAATTGTGCCCTGGAAAAGAAAGTGTCATATCCATGACAGGTTGTAGAGGAACTATTGGATATATTGCTCCAGAAGTTTACTCAAGGAATTTTGGAAGAGTTTCACACAAATCTGATGTCTATAGTTATGGAATGATGGTTTTAGAGATGGTAGGGGGGAAAATCCTTAACGATGAAGATTATCAGACAAGTGAAATTTATTTTCCACATTGGATTTATAGTCGTATAGAGTTGGATGAAGAACTAAGATTACAAGGCATTGTGGATGATGATGTTGATCAAGAGAGAGTGAGAAAGATGATACTTGTGAGCTTGTGGTGCATACAAACTGACCCAGCAAATCGCCCGCCAATGAGTAGAGTGCTCGAGATGATGGAAGGGAACATCGATTCTCTCACCATCCCACCCAAGCCTTTCTTATAG
- the LOC107916205 gene encoding LEAF RUST 10 DISEASE-RESISTANCEUS RECEPTOR-LIKE PROTEIN KINASE-like 2.1 isoform X1 produces the protein MNRYILIFFFFFFFILRKPHATDENFRICNETRKCGNLSINFPFFMEEARCGYPGFNISCKNNINPIIRLPDDGDYVIHNIFYQDQSFHISRADPFDADDVCSNSIRNISIPQDPFFLPPKQVNMSLFFDCVSVSELPKSLGFFKVVCDAKYGTNVTLSLLSNYNEYSELSYASRYCNKTVVLPAPVDLPGNETAVQGILNRGFISEWKSSKCSDCEASGGKCGFDDNANNFKCFCQDRPRPSSCAPGKNSHAHIKVAVGYSIAGTVVLIILLACFIRTFSFNDRRFIWQMKVEGDKKIEAFLNRHEFLTPKRYRYSDVKNMTNSFRDKLGKGGYGNVYKGKLLDGQLVAVKILNKSKSNGEDFMHEVSSISRTSHVNIVTLLSFCFEGRRRALIYEFVPNGSLEKFIFQKNGDRQLTWEMLYKIAVGIARGLEYLHRGCKTRILHFDIKPHNILLDDDFCPKISDFGLAKLCPGKESVISMTGCRGTIGYIAPEVYSRNFGRVSHKSDVYSYGMMVLEMVGGKILNDEDYQTSEIYFPHWIYSRIELDEELRLQGIVDDDVDQERVRKMILVSLWCIQTDPANRPPMSRVLEMMEGNIDSLTIPPKPFL, from the exons ATGAATAGATAtattcttattttcttcttttttttcttcttcattttaagAAAACCCCATGCGACAGATGAAAACTTCAGAATCTGCAACGAGACAAGAAAGTGTGGTAATCTCAGCATAAACTTCCCATTCTTCATGGAGGAAGCTCGATGTGGTTATCCTGGATTCAACATCTCCTGCAAAAACAACATCAACCCCATCATTAGATTGCCTGATGATGGCGACTATGTCATCCATAATATCTTTTACCAGGACCAATCTTTTCACATCTCAAGAGCCGATCCTTTCGACGCCGACGATGTTTGCAGCAATTCAATCCGAAACATATCCATTCCCCAAGACCCATTTTTTCTCCCACCAAAACAAGTAAACATGAGTTTGTTCTTCGATTGCGTATCAGTCTCGGAGTTGCCCAAATCTCTTGGTTTTTTTAAGGTTGTTTGTGACGCTAAATATGGAACTAATGTAACTTTGTCGCTGTTAAGTAATTATAATGAATATTCTGAGCTGAGTTATGCATCAAGGTATTGTAATAAGACGGTGGTGTTGCCGGCGCCGGTGGATCTTCCCGGCAATGAAACCGCTGTTCAAGGTATATTGAACCGAGGGTTTATTTCGGAATGGAAATCGAGCAAGTGTAGCGATTGCGAGGCGAGTGGTGGAAAGTGTGGATTCGATGATAATGCCAACAATTTCAAGTGCTTTTGCCAGGATAGGCCTCGCCCTTCCAGCTGTGCTCCCG GAAAAAATTCACATGCCCATATAAAAGTTGCAGTAG GGTATTCTATTGCTGGGACAGTAGTGTTGATTATTCTCCTGGCTTGCTTTATAAGAACATTCTCATTCAATGATAGAAGATTTATCTGGCAGATGAAAGTAGAAGGagataaaaagattgaagccTTCTTAAACCGCCATGAATTCTTAACTCCTAAAAGGTATAGATATTCGGATGTGAAGAACATGACCAATTCATTTCGAGATAAATTAGGTAAAGGCGGCTATGGGAACGTTTACAAAGGGAAGCTACTTGACGGACAACTTGTAGCAGTGAAGATTTTGAATAAATCGAAAAGTAATGGGGAAGATTTTATGCACGAGGTATCAAGCATTAGTAGAACCTCCCATGTCAACATAGTTACCCTTTTGAGCTTTTGTTTTGAGGGTCGCCGAAGGGCTCTTATTTACGAATTTGTTCCAAATGGATCGTTAGAGAAATTCAtatttcaaaagaatggtgatcGTCAATTAACATGGGAAATGTTGTACAAAATTGCAGTTGGAATAGCTAGAGGGTTAGAATATTTGCATCGTGGTTGCAAAACACGTATTCTACATTTTGACATCAAGCCTCATAACATTCTCTTGGATGATGACTTCTGTCCAAAGATATCTGATTTTGGTCTTGCAAAATTGTGCCCTGGAAAAGAAAGTGTCATATCCATGACAGGTTGTAGAGGAACTATTGGATATATTGCTCCAGAAGTTTACTCAAGGAATTTTGGAAGAGTTTCACACAAATCTGATGTCTATAGTTATGGAATGATGGTTTTAGAGATGGTAGGGGGGAAAATCCTTAACGATGAAGATTATCAGACAAGTGAAATTTATTTTCCACATTGGATTTATAGTCGTATAGAGTTGGATGAAGAACTAAGATTACAAGGCATTGTGGATGATGATGTTGATCAAGAGAGAGTGAGAAAGATGATACTTGTGAGCTTGTGGTGCATACAAACTGACCCAGCAAATCGCCCGCCAATGAGTAGAGTGCTCGAGATGATGGAAGGGAACATCGATTCTCTCACCATCCCACCCAAGCCTTTCTTATAG